One region of Wolbachia endosymbiont of Drosophila innubila genomic DNA includes:
- a CDS encoding J domain-containing protein codes for MVNSDIKNIKKKLSQQYRKLSLKYHSDKNPNNKEAEEKFKVIALNKPFFEEFIIEPLEKGLNKRNNLIKELRGKLWSRSYEELQKYLDDKCRNKLYNKQQSINNNVTAYVKYSSYSNLLGVLLVSFTSIAFLIINGISSNVPIAVDFLAPLLAGSILNLAVKSIYTRNGKEFNHQTNILLLFNFDQECENFSKSDRTKLKWLKNSVILSNTICTSLMFFGMGLDLVANGFGITNSMMLSGLLLSLPFTLLIVTSPILNAASNYILKKTAINSIEEQFKGDDQFIEVDNEKPSSTMSNQSYFPIDQLISSKLAILHSEVSS; via the coding sequence GTGGTAAATTCTGACATTAAGAATATTAAGAAAAAGCTTAGTCAACAATACCGTAAATTATCGTTAAAATATCACTCAGATAAAAACCCAAACAATAAAGAAGCGGAGGAGAAATTTAAGGTTATTGCATTAAATAAGCCATTTTTTGAAGAATTTATAATAGAGCCATTGGAGAAAGGTCTCAATAAAAGAAATAATTTAATAAAAGAATTACGCGGTAAGTTGTGGAGTCGCAGTTATGAAGAATTGCAAAAATACTTAGATGATAAGTGCAGAAATAAACTCTATAATAAGCAGCAGTCAATTAACAATAATGTAACTGCTTATGTAAAATATTCTTCTTATTCAAATCTCTTAGGAGTTCTTTTAGTATCCTTCACATCAATTGCATTTTTAATAATTAATGGTATTTCTTCTAATGTACCAATAGCAGTAGATTTTCTTGCTCCCTTGTTAGCAGGATCTATTTTAAATCTAGCTGTTAAGAGCATTTATACTAGAAATGGGAAAGAGTTTAATCATCAGACTAATATTTTATTATTGTTTAACTTTGACCAAGAATGCGAAAATTTTTCAAAGAGTGATAGGACTAAATTAAAGTGGCTAAAAAATTCAGTTATTTTGAGCAACACAATCTGTACATCTTTAATGTTTTTCGGTATGGGATTAGATTTAGTTGCCAACGGCTTTGGTATAACTAACTCTATGATGTTATCCGGCTTATTACTTTCATTACCATTCACGCTTTTAATTGTTACTTCACCTATTTTAAATGCTGCAAGTAATTATATTCTCAAAAAGACAGCTATAAATTCAATTGAGGAGCAATTTAAAGGTGATGATCAGTTTATAGAAGTCGATAACGAAAAGCCAAGCAGTACTATGAGCAATCAAAGTTATTTCCCCATCGATCAGTTAATATCATCAAAGTTAGCTATTCTCCATAGCGAAGTCTCTAGCTAG
- a CDS encoding phosphatidylserine decarboxylase, protein MCFGLPNINREGYSFIVVSFIVTCIAFSISWGFGVTCLFPTLLCTYFFRDPARAVPNNKNLILSPADGVISKIEEVNYPLSAENGEEKKFTLVSIFLSVLNVHVNRIPISGTIKEMSYKKGKFVSAMSNRSSNENEKQVIVIEYEKGKEIIVEQIAGLIARRIVCNLGISQNVKAGERFGIIRFGSRVNIYVPADTEVRVSEGQTVIGGETIIANLNKENVQEKLTFDVI, encoded by the coding sequence ATGTGTTTTGGTTTACCTAATATAAACAGGGAAGGTTATTCATTTATAGTAGTTTCCTTTATAGTAACGTGTATAGCATTCTCTATATCTTGGGGGTTTGGCGTTACGTGCTTGTTTCCGACATTATTGTGTACTTATTTCTTTCGTGATCCAGCAAGAGCTGTGCCAAACAATAAGAATCTTATATTAAGTCCTGCTGATGGTGTGATTTCAAAAATTGAAGAAGTTAATTATCCTTTATCAGCAGAAAACGGAGAGGAGAAGAAGTTTACGCTTGTTAGCATATTTTTAAGTGTTTTGAACGTCCATGTGAACCGTATACCAATATCTGGTACGATAAAGGAAATGAGTTATAAAAAAGGCAAGTTTGTATCCGCAATGAGCAATAGGTCTAGTAATGAAAATGAAAAGCAGGTTATTGTAATTGAATACGAAAAGGGGAAAGAAATTATTGTGGAGCAAATAGCTGGATTAATTGCACGTCGTATCGTTTGTAATTTAGGAATATCCCAGAACGTAAAAGCAGGTGAAAGGTTTGGAATTATAAGGTTTGGCAGTAGAGTGAATATCTATGTTCCTGCTGATACAGAAGTCAGAGTTTCAGAAGGGCAAACTGTTATTGGTGGTGAAACAATTATAGCAAACTTAAATAAGGAAAACGTTCAAGAGAAGCTTACTTTTGACGTTATATGA
- a CDS encoding bifunctional folylpolyglutamate synthase/dihydrofolate synthase, with translation MIYMPHWPKPLGSRPNDFSLDRIKGFLSKLDNPEKKVPPVIHIAGTNGKGSTLAFIRYIMQAAGYKVHAYTSPHLVSFNERIVIAGSYIDDNELYSLLEECRAVIAEQPITLFEAATIAAFLAFSRHKADITLVEVGMGGRLDATNVIDNPILTIITSIALDHTEYLGPTVEIIAGEKAGIMKPNVPCVIAPQEKSIVNTLEHHAINKKSPLYRGGLEWNCKKKNNKMVFQSAIQSIEFPLPSLKGDHQVINAGNAIAACSILSGKYEFDIGEEDITSGLQCTYWPARLESIKEGNLIFLLPKDWQLFLDGAHNNDGARVLSQWVKDNFAEGIYMVFGVTSNRNVEEFLEHLKPYIKLLCAVCVKSEPKATNTNLIREKANNIGIKAVECESIGDAISNHILKASTQNVKTILICGSLFLARDFAMENS, from the coding sequence ATGATATATATGCCTCATTGGCCTAAGCCACTTGGTAGCAGGCCGAATGATTTTTCTCTTGATCGCATAAAAGGCTTTCTTAGCAAACTAGATAACCCCGAGAAAAAAGTGCCTCCCGTAATTCATATAGCTGGAACTAATGGGAAAGGCTCAACACTAGCATTTATAAGATATATAATGCAAGCAGCAGGGTATAAGGTACACGCATACACTTCTCCACATTTAGTGAGTTTTAATGAGAGGATAGTGATAGCCGGCAGCTATATCGACGATAATGAATTATATAGCTTATTAGAAGAATGTCGTGCAGTAATTGCAGAACAACCTATCACTCTGTTTGAAGCTGCAACTATTGCAGCTTTTTTAGCTTTTTCTCGTCATAAAGCCGATATAACTTTAGTTGAAGTGGGTATGGGTGGAAGGCTTGATGCAACAAATGTTATAGATAATCCGATTTTAACAATAATTACTTCCATTGCACTTGATCATACGGAATATCTTGGCCCTACTGTAGAAATTATAGCAGGTGAAAAGGCTGGAATAATGAAACCTAATGTTCCTTGCGTAATAGCACCGCAAGAAAAATCTATAGTGAACACGCTAGAACACCACGCAATAAATAAGAAATCTCCCTTGTATAGAGGAGGTCTTGAATGGAATTGCAAAAAAAAGAACAACAAAATGGTTTTTCAATCAGCTATTCAATCAATAGAATTTCCTTTGCCATCTTTAAAGGGTGATCATCAGGTGATTAATGCAGGCAATGCTATTGCAGCATGTAGTATTTTAAGTGGAAAGTATGAATTTGATATTGGAGAAGAGGATATCACTTCAGGTTTACAGTGCACTTATTGGCCTGCACGGCTAGAGTCTATAAAAGAAGGTAATTTAATTTTCCTACTACCGAAAGATTGGCAATTATTTTTAGATGGTGCACACAATAATGATGGTGCTAGAGTACTATCTCAGTGGGTAAAAGATAATTTTGCTGAAGGTATTTATATGGTTTTTGGTGTTACTAGTAACAGAAATGTGGAAGAGTTCTTAGAGCACTTAAAGCCATATATCAAGCTACTATGTGCGGTTTGTGTTAAGTCTGAACCTAAAGCAACAAATACAAATTTGATTAGGGAAAAAGCCAATAACATAGGAATAAAAGCAGTTGAATGTGAATCAATTGGCGATGCAATATCAAATCACATATTAAAAGCCTCTACCCAAAACGTCAAAACCATACTAATCTGTGGCTCATTGTTCCTAGCTAGAGACTTCGCTATGGAGAATAGCTAA
- a CDS encoding CDP-alcohol phosphatidyltransferase family protein, giving the protein MNNEGSNSRFLPITKLFPNFITLLGLCSGLTSLKFTFNEQWEFSVIFIIIAAIIDGMDGRIARILKSTSDFGAQLDSFADFLNFGAAPAFLLYFWKLNEIKVIGWILVMIYVICISIRLARFNVSLHSEQPYWEKFFFSGVPAPVCALLSLLPIIITFQSHESEYLLLIERFFNTRNVACYFLAISFFSISHIPTFSAKYIYIPKSLSYIFVSFFGVLIVFFISKPWMTLPILGIVYTLTIPISIGFYIYFTYKTR; this is encoded by the coding sequence ATGAATAACGAGGGAAGTAACAGTAGATTCTTACCTATTACTAAATTATTCCCAAACTTTATAACTTTATTGGGTTTATGTTCTGGTCTCACTTCACTTAAATTTACATTTAATGAACAATGGGAATTCTCAGTAATTTTTATCATCATTGCAGCAATAATAGATGGAATGGATGGCAGAATAGCTAGAATTCTAAAATCAACTAGCGATTTTGGAGCCCAGCTTGATTCTTTTGCAGATTTTCTAAATTTTGGTGCAGCGCCTGCATTTCTTTTGTATTTTTGGAAGCTAAACGAAATCAAAGTCATAGGTTGGATTTTAGTAATGATATACGTAATCTGCATATCAATAAGACTTGCAAGATTTAATGTTTCGCTACACTCAGAACAACCATACTGGGAAAAATTTTTCTTTTCTGGTGTTCCAGCTCCAGTGTGTGCTTTACTTTCTTTGTTACCAATAATTATTACCTTTCAATCTCATGAGAGTGAATACTTACTTCTCATAGAGCGATTTTTTAACACAAGAAACGTAGCTTGTTACTTTCTGGCCATTTCATTTTTTTCGATAAGTCACATTCCAACTTTCTCTGCAAAATATATTTATATTCCCAAAAGCCTATCCTATATATTTGTGTCATTTTTTGGAGTACTTATTGTATTTTTCATCAGTAAGCCCTGGATGACTCTACCAATTTTAGGTATAGTGTATACACTTACTATTCCAATAAGCATCGGGTTTTACATATATTTTACATATAAAACTCGTTAG
- a CDS encoding phospholipid-binding protein MlaC, with the protein MNITKVLTIIVFIVISSSAYTNCTDHKIFVHTMKQQVDGISTKENKKNRECVQKKLQEVIQNNVNLKGISQFVIGKHWALVKQKEKEDFLREYEVYLTRLCVKILYKYMHDSEMIIMSTKAVDDETCLIGTRFSYGDEEFTNIDFKVTKNNSSFLISDVVMSGISIAINQRYQFSEKIDTHGIASVIAELKCNNNP; encoded by the coding sequence ATGAACATTACTAAAGTTTTAACTATCATTGTTTTTATTGTAATTTCTTCAAGTGCTTACACTAATTGTACAGATCACAAAATTTTTGTGCATACTATGAAGCAACAAGTGGATGGTATATCTACAAAGGAGAATAAAAAAAACCGGGAATGTGTGCAAAAAAAGCTTCAGGAGGTCATTCAAAACAATGTTAACCTCAAAGGAATATCGCAATTCGTCATAGGAAAACATTGGGCTTTAGTTAAACAAAAAGAAAAAGAAGATTTTTTAAGAGAGTATGAAGTGTATCTTACGCGTTTGTGCGTTAAAATTTTATATAAATACATGCATGATAGTGAAATGATCATAATGAGTACAAAAGCAGTTGACGATGAAACTTGCTTAATTGGTACAAGATTTTCTTACGGTGATGAAGAATTTACAAATATTGATTTTAAAGTTACTAAAAATAACAGTTCTTTCTTGATAAGTGATGTTGTAATGAGTGGAATAAGTATTGCTATTAATCAACGTTATCAATTTAGTGAAAAAATCGACACGCATGGCATAGCAAGCGTTATAGCTGAATTAAAATGCAATAACAATCCATGA
- the recA gene encoding recombinase RecA produces the protein MASNPEERNSDKQKALDNAISQIEKAFGKGAIMKLKQNPVEKIDTISTGSIALDSALGVGGLPKGRIIEIFGPESSGKTTLALHVIAEAQKKGGSCAFIDAEHALDVLYARKLGVSTDDLVISQPDTGEQALHIVEYLVCSGAVDVIVIDSVAALTPRAEIEGDMGDQHMGLQARLLSHGLRKLTSAVSKANCILIFINQIRMKIGVVYGNPETTTGGNALKFYTSVRLDIRKVGVIKDKENITGNETRVKVVKNKVAPPFREAKFDIMYNEGISKLGEIIDMGAKLGVLEKAGAYYSYNNTRLGQGRENVKTYLKTNKEVANEIETKIRDLLRNHDNSIIIDEDSEQLLEESVF, from the coding sequence ATGGCAAGTAACCCAGAAGAAAGAAATAGTGATAAACAAAAAGCGCTAGATAACGCAATAAGCCAGATTGAAAAAGCATTCGGTAAAGGTGCAATAATGAAGTTGAAGCAAAACCCTGTAGAAAAAATAGACACAATATCCACAGGATCAATTGCGCTTGATTCGGCTCTAGGTGTTGGAGGTCTGCCAAAAGGGCGTATAATTGAAATATTTGGCCCCGAGAGTTCTGGTAAAACCACTCTTGCCTTGCACGTGATTGCTGAAGCACAAAAAAAAGGAGGATCATGCGCATTTATCGATGCAGAACATGCATTGGATGTCTTATATGCTCGTAAACTTGGGGTAAGCACTGATGATTTAGTGATTTCACAACCAGACACTGGAGAGCAGGCGTTGCATATTGTTGAGTATTTAGTGTGTTCTGGTGCGGTTGATGTGATAGTTATTGACTCTGTCGCAGCATTAACTCCAAGAGCTGAAATTGAAGGTGATATGGGTGATCAACATATGGGGCTGCAAGCAAGGCTTCTAAGTCATGGGCTACGGAAACTAACCTCTGCCGTTTCAAAAGCGAACTGTATATTGATATTTATTAATCAAATTCGTATGAAAATAGGAGTAGTGTATGGAAATCCTGAAACTACCACGGGTGGAAATGCATTAAAATTCTATACTTCTGTAAGGCTTGATATAAGAAAAGTTGGTGTAATAAAAGACAAAGAAAATATTACAGGTAATGAAACAAGAGTTAAAGTTGTAAAAAATAAAGTTGCTCCTCCATTTAGAGAAGCGAAATTTGATATAATGTACAATGAAGGTATATCAAAACTCGGAGAAATAATAGATATGGGAGCAAAGCTTGGTGTGCTTGAAAAAGCAGGCGCTTACTATTCATATAACAACACACGTCTTGGGCAAGGAAGAGAGAATGTAAAAACTTACCTAAAAACAAACAAAGAAGTCGCAAATGAAATAGAAACGAAAATCAGAGATTTACTCAGAAATCATGATAATTCTATCATAATAGACGAGGATAGTGAGCAACTTTTAGAAGAATCAGTTTTCTGA
- a CDS encoding DsbA family protein has translation MIFRLLFLLIFISVNSYAVVKQDLSDNQYIQKKPNEITSNELLSLLPNDKLLGDPKAPILMIEYASLTCYHCSLFHRNVFPKIKEKYIDTGKMLYIFRHFPLDYRGLKAAMLSHCYEKQEDYFNFNKAVFNSIDSWNYYNLSDLTLLQRIAALSNLKQDAFNQCINDKKIMDKIVNDKSLAINKLDITATPIFFIKLNDDKSYIEHNKVKHGGYKELKYFTNVIDELYGKAIVK, from the coding sequence ATGATTTTTAGACTATTGTTTTTATTAATTTTCATAAGTGTTAATTCTTATGCAGTTGTTAAGCAAGATTTATCCGATAACCAATACATTCAAAAAAAACCCAATGAAATAACATCAAATGAGCTATTATCGCTATTACCTAATGATAAATTATTAGGAGATCCAAAAGCACCAATTCTAATGATAGAATATGCTTCATTAACTTGTTATCACTGCTCTCTTTTTCATAGGAATGTTTTTCCTAAAATTAAAGAGAAATATATAGACACAGGTAAGATGTTATATATATTTCGTCATTTTCCTTTGGATTACAGAGGGCTAAAGGCTGCAATGCTAAGTCATTGCTACGAAAAACAAGAAGACTACTTTAATTTTAACAAAGCTGTTTTTAACTCAATAGATTCGTGGAATTACTACAATTTAAGTGATTTGACTTTACTACAAAGAATTGCTGCACTAAGCAACTTAAAGCAAGATGCATTTAACCAATGCATTAATGATAAGAAAATAATGGATAAAATCGTAAATGATAAATCACTGGCAATTAATAAACTTGATATCACAGCCACTCCAATATTTTTCATCAAGCTTAACGATGATAAATCATATATAGAGCATAATAAAGTTAAACATGGAGGGTATAAAGAGCTGAAATATTTCACTAATGTGATAGATGAATTATATGGAAAAGCTATAGTGAAGTAA
- a CDS encoding DUF2671 domain-containing protein, translating to MSYTIAGEVETLNKKSNKNEGVMLLHNPAYREKYKERFDEAQRKVMDMVQFYDGTIVLIENKIAMYYYTWHSKKREFERKKQQTVVKNNDSA from the coding sequence ATGTCTTATACTATTGCTGGTGAAGTTGAAACGTTAAACAAAAAATCTAACAAGAATGAAGGGGTTATGTTACTACATAATCCAGCTTATCGTGAAAAGTATAAAGAACGTTTTGATGAAGCTCAGAGAAAAGTTATGGATATGGTTCAGTTTTATGATGGGACAATAGTATTAATAGAGAATAAAATCGCTATGTATTACTACACTTGGCACAGTAAAAAAAGAGAGTTTGAGCGTAAAAAACAACAAACAGTAGTGAAAAACAATGACTCAGCATAG